One segment of Gemmatimonadota bacterium DNA contains the following:
- a CDS encoding molybdopterin-dependent oxidoreductase, with amino-acid sequence MAGRTHLSRRDVLIKGGIATAGMTLLPSHVLAQLDQLARDETPVNWIDEFGPPRSPDFVLLDWNGLESWITPVEQFFSASHYPEPTVDGDTYSLEITGAVRQRLNLSLEEIKSMPRRDLDFTLECSGNRGVPVFRGGVYNARWTGTPLAPILERAGMWDNGMEVVFFGHDEGEEVITPRRSEPLTMKQNFARSLTMAQAMDPDILLCYEVNGQTLPPKHGYPLRLIVPGWYGITQVKWLKRIEVRTTRYMGRFISRDYVTIREETHNGETVWRQESVGRGRINSVTARVTRVGPLHRIYGAVWGEPLRAVQVRIDDGPWQTAEIIEGEDAEYAWKFWRLDWDRPSPGEHTITSRGVTTAGTVQPAPDDPYLAGKKTYWESNGQVTRTIRTFES; translated from the coding sequence ATGGCTGGTAGAACTCACCTGTCCCGCAGAGACGTGCTGATCAAGGGAGGAATCGCGACAGCCGGCATGACGCTGCTGCCTTCCCACGTGCTGGCCCAGTTGGACCAACTGGCGCGGGACGAAACGCCTGTAAACTGGATCGACGAATTCGGGCCGCCCCGAAGCCCCGATTTCGTGCTGCTGGACTGGAATGGCCTGGAGTCGTGGATTACACCCGTGGAACAGTTTTTCTCGGCCAGCCACTATCCTGAACCGACTGTCGACGGTGATACCTACAGTCTCGAAATCACGGGCGCGGTGAGACAGAGGCTCAACCTGAGCCTGGAGGAGATCAAATCCATGCCGCGCAGGGACCTCGACTTCACCCTCGAATGCTCGGGCAACCGGGGCGTTCCCGTCTTCCGAGGCGGGGTGTACAACGCCCGGTGGACCGGCACGCCGCTGGCGCCGATCCTGGAGCGGGCGGGGATGTGGGATAATGGCATGGAGGTGGTTTTCTTCGGGCATGACGAAGGGGAGGAGGTCATCACGCCCCGCCGCAGCGAGCCGCTGACCATGAAGCAGAACTTCGCCCGTTCGCTCACCATGGCGCAGGCCATGGACCCGGACATCCTGCTGTGCTACGAGGTGAACGGCCAGACGCTGCCGCCGAAGCACGGCTACCCCCTGCGCCTTATCGTACCCGGCTGGTACGGGATTACCCAGGTGAAGTGGCTGAAACGCATCGAAGTGCGCACCACCCGGTACATGGGCCGCTTCATCTCGCGGGATTACGTCACGATCCGCGAGGAGACTCACAACGGAGAGACCGTGTGGCGCCAGGAGTCCGTGGGCAGAGGCCGCATCAACTCCGTCACGGCGCGGGTCACCCGGGTTGGTCCCCTGCACCGGATCTACGGCGCGGTCTGGGGCGAACCGCTCAGGGCGGTGCAGGTGCGCATCGACGACGGTCCGTGGCAGACGGCGGAGATCATCGAGGGAGAGGACGCCGAGTACGCCTGGAAGTTCTGGCGCCTGGACTGGGACCGCCCATCTCCCGGCGAGCATACGATCACGTCGCGGGGCGTAACGACGGCCGGCACGGTGCAGCCGGCGCCGGACGACCCCTACCTGGCCGGCAAGAAGACCTACTGGGAGAGCAACGGACAGGTAACCCGTACGATACGGACCTTCGAAAGCTAG
- a CDS encoding amidohydrolase: protein MIIDSHAYCFPPGDAKAGYGDARDHLQWMQAEHAVHHQPAWRVRDRVPASSEAIAPAAPGDWSTLPDVDFRVDRTHGRVVWTIDGEDYTKQFYPPHLRNLEYTPGDLIAEMDYAGVDAALLHTNPMLCRDSAFQAACVEAAPDRLYSMAPVDEWRIAAKTDRVIEEIERAVRDHGLHAVKFNASLAYRGSGKPWSHGAYQPFWDAVTALNVPVFFTLGAGPVLGYHADLTQGYLGELAVLMDWMDRYPDTVCSITHGFPWRMFIDGDRLVLPDGLWRPFENPNLSLEVCFPVRIGDLFDYPYREVWAALEEMVGRIGSDRLLWGTDMPFQNRFCTYRQSRDWIEKYADFLSEADLTAIMGGTAARILGIASTRKFT, encoded by the coding sequence ATGATCATCGATTCCCACGCGTACTGCTTTCCGCCGGGTGACGCGAAAGCCGGGTATGGCGATGCCCGGGACCACCTACAGTGGATGCAGGCCGAACACGCGGTCCATCACCAGCCGGCCTGGCGGGTCCGGGACCGGGTCCCCGCTTCGTCGGAGGCGATCGCGCCGGCGGCGCCCGGCGACTGGTCCACGCTCCCCGACGTGGATTTCCGCGTCGATCGTACCCACGGCCGCGTGGTGTGGACGATCGACGGCGAAGACTACACCAAGCAGTTCTACCCGCCCCACCTGCGCAATCTCGAATACACGCCTGGCGACCTGATCGCCGAGATGGACTACGCGGGCGTGGACGCCGCCCTGCTTCATACCAATCCCATGCTGTGCCGCGACAGCGCCTTTCAGGCCGCGTGTGTCGAAGCCGCCCCGGACCGCCTGTACTCCATGGCACCCGTGGACGAGTGGCGCATCGCCGCGAAAACGGACCGGGTGATCGAAGAGATCGAACGGGCCGTGCGGGATCACGGGCTGCACGCCGTCAAGTTCAATGCCTCGCTGGCCTACCGCGGGAGCGGGAAGCCGTGGAGCCACGGCGCCTACCAGCCGTTCTGGGACGCCGTGACCGCGTTGAACGTCCCGGTTTTCTTCACCCTCGGTGCCGGACCCGTCCTCGGCTACCATGCCGACCTCACGCAGGGGTACTTAGGCGAACTCGCCGTGCTCATGGACTGGATGGACCGGTACCCGGACACGGTCTGCAGCATCACTCACGGTTTCCCCTGGCGCATGTTCATAGACGGCGACCGCCTGGTTCTGCCGGACGGCCTGTGGAGACCCTTCGAAAACCCCAACCTCAGCCTGGAAGTTTGCTTTCCCGTGCGGATCGGCGATCTGTTCGACTATCCCTATCGCGAGGTCTGGGCCGCGCTGGAGGAGATGGTCGGCCGGATCGGGTCGGACCGGTTGCTGTGGGGCACGGACATGCCCTTCCAGAACCGGTTCTGCACTTACCGCCAGTCCCGGGACTGGATCGAGAAGTACGCGGATTTCCTAAGCGAGGCGGACCTGACCGCGATCATGGGCGGTACCGCCGCGCGCATACTGGGCATCGCCAGCACCCGCAAGTTTACATAA
- a CDS encoding mannonate dehydratase encodes MHVGTQQFSTADEDLEYLARHGVFNKNENNITFHREYGWDVEELAAKKEKCARFGIDMEMVALPIAQFNVDGGQVPNYMLGNYEEGDKEIELVCNMVRQAAEAGIPAIKYYLCEMENQRTESDPPGRGGSIYSTWHLEKAKDRPARYDEPVTAEMNWARITYFLERVIPVATECKVRMACHPCDPWLPPGYRCVDRVLGGFDGFMQFIEICPSPYHGVNLCLGCMAESSLDPLNEVPDIIRYLGSRKKIFLCHFRNIVGGRNKFQEVWPDEGVMNMHRNMQALKEVGYDHMCVPDHAPGHKDPDSYRQAFAYEFGYIRAMIQAVMDKG; translated from the coding sequence ATGCACGTCGGCACCCAGCAGTTCAGCACGGCGGACGAAGACCTCGAGTATCTCGCCCGTCACGGCGTTTTCAACAAGAACGAGAACAACATCACCTTTCACCGCGAATACGGTTGGGACGTGGAGGAACTGGCGGCGAAGAAGGAGAAGTGCGCCCGGTTCGGGATCGACATGGAGATGGTGGCGCTTCCCATCGCCCAGTTCAACGTGGACGGCGGCCAGGTGCCCAACTACATGCTGGGCAACTACGAAGAGGGCGACAAGGAAATCGAGCTGGTCTGCAACATGGTGCGCCAGGCCGCGGAAGCGGGTATCCCCGCGATCAAATACTACCTGTGCGAGATGGAGAACCAGCGCACCGAGAGCGATCCGCCCGGCCGCGGGGGGTCGATCTACAGCACCTGGCACCTGGAGAAGGCGAAGGACCGGCCGGCCAGGTACGACGAGCCCGTGACCGCCGAGATGAACTGGGCCCGCATCACCTACTTCCTGGAGCGGGTGATCCCCGTGGCGACGGAGTGCAAGGTCCGCATGGCCTGCCATCCCTGCGACCCGTGGCTGCCGCCCGGGTACCGGTGCGTGGACCGTGTGCTGGGTGGCTTCGATGGTTTCATGCAGTTCATCGAGATCTGCCCCAGCCCCTATCACGGCGTCAACCTCTGCCTGGGCTGCATGGCGGAGAGTTCTCTCGATCCCCTCAACGAGGTGCCGGACATCATCCGTTACCTCGGATCGCGCAAGAAGATCTTCCTCTGCCACTTCCGCAACATCGTGGGCGGGCGCAACAAGTTCCAGGAGGTCTGGCCGGACGAAGGCGTGATGAACATGCACCGCAACATGCAGGCGCTCAAGGAGGTCGGCTACGATCACATGTGCGTGCCGGACCACGCGCCGGGACACAAGGATCCGGACAGCTACCGGCAGGCCTTCGCCTACGAGTTCGGCTACATCCGGGCCATGATCCAGGCCGTGATGGACAAGGGGTAG
- a CDS encoding ImmA/IrrE family metallo-endopeptidase: MDLRELGQRLRYAREFRGLSQQATAKAIGVTRTAITQMESGNRSVSTLELSKLAECFRRPISYFFQETTEEEDILISLYRIAPNLKSNRAIRNRVGQCLDLFREGLAMKKILGIESRAGLPVYDIQPPRTRGDAITQGNKAATEERRRLGIGESPIHNITELIVSQGIWASDAKLPQEMSGLFVNHSSFGLAIVVNSDHSRGRKQFSYAHEYAHALMDRDGNLAVSSRENSSELVEVRANAFAASFLMPAGGVYEELKDLDTDFPYQRVHTVYDAARGEPLEGVIRTSPSSRGVTYKDVAKIAHRFGVSYQAALYRMKSLRIVSDQEMDRQMALEDLGKEFLNELSDSESVERRDLKKPSDRELRFEVAGLAIEAFRRDCISQGRLLELSKLLKIDGQQFIDFALKARGN, translated from the coding sequence ATGGATCTCAGAGAGCTCGGACAAAGACTGCGTTATGCGCGGGAGTTCAGGGGGCTCAGTCAACAGGCGACAGCGAAAGCCATTGGTGTGACAAGAACGGCAATTACTCAGATGGAGTCCGGTAACCGGTCAGTTTCGACACTGGAACTGTCAAAACTCGCTGAGTGTTTTAGACGACCGATAAGCTACTTTTTTCAGGAGACTACCGAGGAAGAAGATATACTAATCTCGCTATACCGAATTGCACCTAATTTGAAAAGCAATCGTGCAATTCGAAATCGAGTTGGTCAGTGCCTAGACCTCTTTCGAGAAGGCTTGGCCATGAAAAAGATCCTCGGTATAGAATCCCGTGCAGGTCTACCCGTGTATGATATTCAACCCCCTCGAACCAGAGGCGATGCTATTACCCAGGGCAATAAGGCTGCTACAGAAGAGAGGCGTCGGTTAGGCATAGGTGAGTCTCCGATTCACAATATCACGGAGCTAATTGTGTCGCAGGGAATCTGGGCTTCCGATGCAAAACTGCCACAAGAGATGTCGGGACTTTTTGTTAATCATAGCTCATTTGGATTGGCGATTGTCGTTAACTCAGATCATTCGCGAGGTCGGAAACAGTTTTCCTATGCACATGAATATGCCCATGCACTTATGGACAGGGATGGGAATCTAGCGGTCTCCAGTAGAGAAAACTCGTCCGAACTGGTGGAAGTACGAGCAAACGCATTTGCCGCGTCTTTTTTAATGCCTGCAGGAGGCGTATACGAAGAACTAAAGGACTTGGATACGGATTTCCCTTACCAAAGGGTTCATACCGTATACGATGCTGCCCGTGGAGAGCCATTAGAAGGAGTCATACGTACGTCACCAAGTTCGCGTGGCGTGACCTATAAAGACGTGGCGAAAATAGCACATCGTTTTGGGGTTAGTTATCAGGCAGCACTATATCGAATGAAAAGTCTAAGGATAGTATCTGACCAGGAAATGGACCGTCAGATGGCATTAGAAGATCTAGGTAAGGAGTTTCTCAATGAGTTAAGCGATTCCGAAAGTGTAGAAAGAAGGGATTTGAAAAAACCATCTGATCGAGAACTGCGCTTTGAAGTGGCTGGTCTTGCAATTGAGGCCTTCCGAAGAGATTGTATCTCCCAAGGCCGACTTCTAGAACTAAGTAAGTTGCTAAAAATAGATGGTCAGCAATTTATCGACTTTGCATTGAAGGCGCGTGGGAATTGA
- a CDS encoding patatin-like phospholipase family protein, protein MPDSKKFYVLALDGGGTRGVYSAQLLSKLETTLGRSIRDCFHLIAGSSTGSIVAGAAATGIKMEKTVGFFEKSAKRVFKKRFYRCGLTKSKYRNEQLREVITDSLPSITLGEIETPLMITGSDTSTGKARVFKSRYLKQLGEPYVMDGNLLLSKVILASCSAPTFFDPTDIDGHLVVDGGLWANNPSIISLSEAISKFNREVKDVKILSIGTGQKTESIYARQKHWGLLTGWGGVKLVTYFLDLQSQASKNMAELVLGNNYLRLNPSIGDWNLDDTEHLENLRSLADMDYSYNVDAIKAFTIPDGG, encoded by the coding sequence ATGCCCGATAGCAAAAAGTTTTACGTTCTTGCTTTGGATGGTGGCGGTACAAGAGGGGTATATTCCGCGCAACTTCTTTCCAAGCTTGAAACGACATTGGGACGTAGTATCAGAGACTGTTTCCATCTTATAGCTGGATCAAGCACCGGTTCAATTGTAGCGGGTGCGGCTGCAACAGGTATAAAGATGGAAAAAACCGTTGGTTTTTTTGAGAAATCGGCCAAAAGGGTATTCAAGAAACGTTTTTATCGATGTGGATTAACAAAAAGTAAGTACCGAAATGAGCAACTTAGGGAAGTTATTACAGATTCACTTCCTTCAATAACTCTTGGCGAAATTGAAACACCGCTGATGATAACTGGTTCCGATACGAGTACCGGCAAAGCGAGGGTATTCAAGTCAAGATACTTAAAGCAACTTGGAGAACCTTACGTAATGGATGGGAACTTGCTATTGAGCAAAGTGATTCTAGCTTCGTGTTCCGCACCAACATTTTTCGATCCAACAGATATCGATGGTCATCTAGTTGTCGATGGCGGTCTCTGGGCTAACAATCCTTCGATCATATCGCTTTCCGAAGCTATTTCGAAATTCAACAGGGAGGTAAAAGATGTCAAAATCCTATCCATAGGGACAGGACAGAAAACCGAAAGCATATACGCTAGACAGAAGCACTGGGGATTACTTACAGGATGGGGTGGGGTCAAACTCGTTACGTATTTCCTTGACCTGCAGTCTCAAGCTTCCAAGAACATGGCCGAGTTAGTCCTTGGTAACAACTATCTTCGTCTTAACCCATCGATAGGAGACTGGAACCTGGACGATACAGAGCACTTGGAAAACCTACGGTCTCTTGCTGACATGGATTACTCGTACAATGTAGATGCAATAAAAGCTTTTACAATTCCCGATGGAGGTTAA
- a CDS encoding phytanoyl-CoA dioxygenase family protein, translating to MISKRILPGERLDDAQMDVILEDFCRNGVTLIPGVLTREEIDALREVTDRCFNDPVLAGTDYLSGQGDGFVLRNTLELDAVFVDMLIREPILSLAEAVVGEDCKFCGQNVIRNAPGQAIDLWHVDDRVEFPLPDDVPRHDPRIRMPVQWFTIQMALTDIDTVEDGPTQFVPGSHYSGRDPNSQENPEFDGRGPVSVFCKAGDVYLQNNQCWHRGAPVTSNRMRYVFQSQYAARWAHRRFSEYHHVPVPPTVLSRASDRLRGVLGV from the coding sequence GTGATCTCAAAACGCATACTACCCGGCGAGCGCCTCGACGACGCCCAAATGGACGTGATTCTCGAGGACTTTTGCAGGAATGGTGTCACCCTCATTCCCGGGGTGCTGACGAGGGAAGAAATCGACGCACTCCGCGAGGTCACGGACCGTTGCTTCAACGATCCCGTCCTGGCCGGCACCGATTACTTGAGCGGCCAGGGAGACGGATTCGTGCTGCGGAACACGCTGGAGCTGGACGCGGTGTTCGTGGACATGCTGATCCGTGAACCCATCCTGAGCCTGGCCGAGGCGGTCGTGGGGGAGGACTGCAAGTTCTGCGGTCAGAACGTGATCCGCAACGCGCCGGGACAGGCGATCGATCTGTGGCACGTGGACGACCGGGTGGAGTTCCCGCTGCCGGACGACGTGCCCCGCCACGACCCACGCATCCGCATGCCCGTGCAGTGGTTCACCATCCAGATGGCGCTCACCGACATCGACACGGTCGAGGACGGCCCGACGCAGTTCGTCCCGGGCAGCCACTATTCCGGCAGGGACCCCAACAGCCAGGAAAACCCCGAGTTCGATGGACGAGGGCCGGTATCGGTCTTCTGCAAGGCAGGAGACGTCTACCTGCAGAACAACCAGTGCTGGCACCGGGGTGCGCCGGTTACGTCGAACCGGATGCGCTACGTCTTCCAGTCCCAGTATGCCGCCCGCTGGGCCCACCGGCGATTTTCCGAATACCACCACGTTCCCGTACCGCCCACGGTGCTGTCCCGGGCGTCCGACCGGTTGCGCGGCGTGCTGGGCGTGTGA
- a CDS encoding cupin domain-containing protein, with translation MQLHDDKQSNRADNIQGAEIRLPSEDLTADLGFFMKTLGFRMDKIYPADYPTVSVLSGHGLTIRLEQDASEPPGTLRILCRDPAALAGGETELTAPNGTRIEIVQADPPLEIPPTQHAFLVRRLKDNTPWVIGRAGMHYRDLVPGRLGGSIIASHIRIPDAGPVPDVVHYHTVGFQLIFAYRGEVKLVYEDQGPPFMLKAGDCVIQPPEIRHRVLESSENLQVIEIGVPADHVTTIDHEVELPTQVLNPDRVFGGQTFCRHQLKDAVWEPWRIAGFEARETGIGKATDGVASVQVARATDGADSGAAGGDASGSDASGSGTDGGPDGRSSGGGEQVTSHTGDILFTFVMEGEVTLNGENQVAHRLEAGDAYVIPPHTKTSLTDRSTDLELLEVALPAQFETIVH, from the coding sequence ATGCAGTTACATGACGACAAACAATCCAACCGCGCGGACAATATCCAGGGCGCCGAGATCCGGCTGCCGTCCGAGGACCTGACCGCGGACCTGGGGTTCTTCATGAAGACCCTCGGGTTCCGCATGGACAAGATCTACCCAGCCGACTACCCGACGGTCTCCGTCCTCTCCGGCCACGGACTCACCATCCGGCTGGAGCAGGATGCCTCCGAACCACCGGGCACGCTGCGGATCTTGTGCCGCGATCCGGCGGCCCTCGCTGGCGGCGAGACCGAACTCACCGCGCCGAACGGCACCCGAATCGAGATCGTACAGGCCGATCCGCCGCTCGAGATCCCGCCGACACAGCACGCCTTCCTCGTGCGGAGGCTCAAGGACAACACGCCCTGGGTGATCGGCCGAGCGGGCATGCACTACCGCGACCTGGTACCAGGCCGCCTGGGTGGGAGCATCATCGCCTCCCACATCCGGATACCCGACGCCGGACCCGTACCCGACGTCGTGCACTACCACACCGTGGGATTCCAGTTGATCTTCGCCTACCGGGGCGAGGTGAAGCTCGTCTACGAGGACCAGGGGCCGCCCTTCATGCTGAAGGCCGGGGACTGCGTGATCCAGCCCCCGGAAATACGGCACCGTGTGCTCGAATCGTCCGAGAACCTCCAGGTGATCGAGATCGGCGTCCCGGCTGACCACGTGACCACTATCGACCACGAGGTCGAGCTGCCGACCCAGGTGCTGAATCCCGACCGCGTCTTCGGCGGTCAGACCTTCTGCCGCCACCAGCTCAAGGACGCGGTGTGGGAACCGTGGAGAATTGCTGGGTTCGAAGCGAGGGAAACGGGCATCGGAAAGGCGACGGACGGCGTGGCCTCGGTGCAGGTCGCCCGGGCGACGGATGGCGCGGACAGCGGTGCGGCCGGCGGCGACGCGAGTGGAAGCGACGCGAGTGGAAGTGGCACGGATGGCGGCCCGGACGGCCGCTCCTCTGGTGGCGGCGAACAGGTCACTAGCCACACGGGCGATATCCTCTTCACCTTCGTCATGGAAGGGGAGGTGACGCTGAACGGGGAAAACCAGGTTGCCCACAGGCTCGAGGCAGGGGACGCCTACGTCATTCCTCCGCACACGAAGACGTCGCTCACAGACCGTTCGACCGACCTCGAACTCCTCGAGGTGGCGCTGCCCGCGCAGTTCGAGACCATCGTGCACTAA
- a CDS encoding mandelate racemase/muconate lactonizing enzyme family protein has translation MKITDVKVHLVESWRKTRDIGSPWIFVQVHTDEGVVGLGDATNWPGGTIIAQSVEELGKLIIGENPFHIEYLYHRMYYALEQIGQTGAVIAAVSGIEIALWDIVGKVTGQPIYNLIGGPCRDRIRFYSHASNPEECAALAEKGVTAIKAYFPADQLANGERIDSPRSVTLREEKLALEHMRRCREAVGDEVDLCTDVGCRYTTSAAIRIGNRLEEIGLLFYEEPVHPENIDALARVTASVNVPVCVGERRYTRFGFRDLIAAQAVDMIMPDVVRTGGIMETKKIAAMAESYYMQVSPHNPNSALSTTASLHVMANIPNALVLEFVDEKWDAPWRDDLLTDPPVVESGYFRLPEKPGLGTELNMDVVEKYRFKG, from the coding sequence GTGAAAATCACCGATGTGAAAGTTCATCTGGTAGAGTCCTGGCGCAAAACCCGGGACATCGGATCGCCATGGATCTTCGTCCAGGTCCATACCGACGAGGGCGTCGTGGGCCTGGGGGACGCCACGAACTGGCCGGGCGGTACGATCATCGCCCAATCCGTGGAGGAACTGGGCAAGCTCATCATCGGCGAAAATCCCTTCCACATCGAGTACCTGTACCATCGCATGTACTACGCCCTGGAGCAGATCGGGCAGACCGGCGCGGTCATCGCGGCCGTCAGCGGCATCGAGATCGCCCTGTGGGACATCGTGGGCAAGGTCACCGGGCAGCCCATCTACAACCTCATCGGCGGACCGTGCCGCGACCGCATCCGGTTCTACAGCCATGCGTCCAACCCGGAGGAATGCGCGGCGCTGGCCGAGAAGGGCGTTACCGCCATCAAGGCGTACTTCCCCGCCGACCAGTTGGCCAACGGGGAGCGTATCGATTCACCGCGTTCCGTCACGCTTCGCGAAGAAAAGCTCGCACTGGAACACATGCGCCGGTGCCGCGAGGCCGTGGGCGACGAGGTGGACCTCTGCACCGACGTGGGATGCCGGTACACCACGAGCGCCGCGATCCGCATCGGCAACCGGCTGGAGGAAATCGGCCTGCTGTTCTACGAGGAGCCCGTCCACCCGGAGAACATCGACGCCTTGGCCCGGGTGACGGCGTCGGTCAACGTGCCGGTGTGCGTGGGCGAGCGCCGGTACACGCGCTTCGGCTTCCGGGACCTGATCGCCGCCCAGGCCGTCGACATGATCATGCCGGACGTGGTGCGCACGGGCGGCATCATGGAGACCAAGAAGATCGCCGCCATGGCCGAAAGCTACTATATGCAGGTCTCGCCCCACAATCCGAACAGCGCATTGTCGACGACTGCGAGCCTCCACGTCATGGCCAACATCCCGAACGCCCTGGTGCTCGAGTTCGTGGACGAAAAGTGGGACGCCCCCTGGCGCGACGACCTGCTGACCGATCCGCCGGTCGTGGAAAGCGGCTACTTCCGGCTTCCCGAGAAACCCGGGCTGGGAACGGAGCTGAACATGGACGTCGTGGAGAAGTATCGATTCAAAGGTTGA
- a CDS encoding phytanoyl-CoA dioxygenase family protein, with protein MTEAEFESHVLDLKVEGYTILTDQLTADECAEARRELKARYPDKERGSFEWLFNKARVFERFYQLPDLLRLVRHFLGSDALLSAVYGSVVMPGEGGHGLHSDSGITGHNREASMPEADEGRRITSHSIALNVIFCLSPFTELNGATEFVPGSHRYEYLDVPDSAYDNARTAVAPEGSLVLFDVNTWHGTTKNQTDEPRYAVLSPWRRRWTKCEYEMARVVKPDVLERAGEDGPVIFGFQAQSPYTELWQWDREEGGPKPEFSHLRRD; from the coding sequence ATGACAGAGGCGGAATTTGAAAGCCATGTGCTGGACCTGAAGGTCGAGGGCTACACCATCCTGACGGACCAGTTGACCGCGGACGAGTGCGCCGAAGCGCGCAGGGAACTGAAGGCCCGTTACCCCGACAAGGAACGGGGCAGTTTCGAGTGGCTGTTCAACAAGGCACGGGTCTTCGAGCGGTTCTACCAGCTGCCCGACCTGTTGCGGCTGGTCCGCCACTTCCTGGGTTCCGACGCGCTCCTGAGCGCCGTGTACGGGTCGGTCGTGATGCCCGGAGAGGGCGGTCACGGCCTGCATTCCGACAGCGGCATTACCGGCCACAACCGCGAGGCTTCCATGCCCGAAGCCGACGAAGGCCGGCGGATCACCAGCCATTCGATCGCGCTCAACGTGATCTTCTGCCTGAGTCCCTTCACTGAACTCAACGGCGCCACCGAGTTCGTTCCCGGCAGCCACCGCTACGAGTACCTGGACGTGCCCGACTCGGCCTACGACAATGCCCGGACCGCCGTGGCCCCGGAAGGATCGCTGGTGCTTTTCGACGTGAACACCTGGCACGGCACGACGAAGAACCAGACGGACGAGCCGCGTTACGCGGTGCTCAGCCCCTGGCGGCGCCGCTGGACCAAGTGCGAATACGAGATGGCCCGCGTGGTGAAGCCCGACGTGCTCGAACGGGCGGGCGAGGACGGACCGGTCATCTTTGGTTTCCAGGCCCAGTCTCCCTACACGGAACTGTGGCAGTGGGACCGGGAAGAGGGCGGTCCCAAACCGGAGTTCAGCCACCTGCGGCGGGACTGA
- a CDS encoding cupin domain-containing protein: MRITHTRREEMHLGVSHGGAAASYFNPGFSERDFESPWTFIHSVIFPPGSGIGQHSHTYAEEIFVTIDNAAQFTHNGRTAEVVGGAAVPLRSGESHGIYNHTDRDTWFFNFHCVDTVRKPKHEDFDDPRIGVELESTDRLPVGCFDRALLKPRRHHGGKGEVFFREVWGSRDFQTNFEYLCHILLPPGTSVGYHRHEIVDEAYMIMNGRGRMTVNDETEEVVRGDAIPNRMGGAHGIYNHTGEDLELFVVGVSLEKGKVDATDLGDDLAGR, translated from the coding sequence ATGCGGATTACCCATACCAGGCGTGAAGAGATGCACCTGGGCGTTAGCCACGGCGGCGCCGCGGCAAGCTACTTCAACCCCGGCTTCAGCGAACGTGACTTCGAATCGCCGTGGACGTTCATCCACTCGGTGATTTTCCCGCCTGGCAGCGGCATAGGTCAGCACAGCCACACCTACGCGGAAGAAATTTTCGTTACCATCGACAACGCCGCGCAATTCACCCACAACGGCCGCACGGCCGAAGTCGTCGGCGGCGCCGCGGTGCCCCTGCGCTCGGGCGAGTCCCACGGCATCTACAACCACACGGACCGGGATACCTGGTTCTTCAATTTTCACTGCGTGGATACGGTCCGCAAACCGAAGCACGAGGATTTCGACGACCCGCGCATCGGGGTCGAGCTGGAATCCACGGATCGCCTGCCCGTGGGGTGTTTCGACCGCGCCCTGCTGAAACCTCGACGGCACCACGGCGGCAAGGGCGAAGTGTTTTTTCGGGAGGTATGGGGCAGCCGGGATTTCCAGACGAATTTCGAGTATCTCTGCCACATACTGCTGCCGCCAGGCACTTCCGTAGGTTACCACCGGCACGAGATCGTCGATGAGGCCTATATGATAATGAACGGCCGGGGCCGGATGACGGTGAATGACGAGACGGAGGAGGTCGTCCGCGGGGACGCTATCCCGAATCGCATGGGCGGAGCCCACGGCATCTACAACCATACCGGCGAAGACCTCGAACTATTCGTTGTCGGCGTGAGCCTGGAGAAGGGCAAGGTGGACGCGACCGACCTGGGCGACGATCTGGCAGGACGTTAG